The following are encoded in a window of Pseudobdellovibrionaceae bacterium genomic DNA:
- a CDS encoding 2OG-Fe(II) oxygenase encodes MSHVIWPKDQERLRKSFQDSAPFNHLVIDDFLDSQLASEVSSEFPEFSSPIWYSYENQIEDKRAMNSWDRFQKNTYRLFAYLNSPECLRELERITGIPELHPDVGLNGGGLHAHKRGGKLNVHLDYSIHPKLELERRLNLIIYLSPRWDASWGGGLQLWSHDAENEAPGRCEKTVDNVFNRAVLFDTTQNSWHGLPDPLQCPEGVVRQSLAIYYLTDPRAEASRRGKALFAPHMDQKNNPEVMELIRRRSGIESANEVYRKK; translated from the coding sequence ATGTCACACGTGATTTGGCCCAAAGATCAAGAACGCCTCAGGAAGAGCTTTCAAGATTCGGCGCCGTTTAACCATTTGGTCATCGACGATTTTTTGGATTCCCAACTCGCGAGCGAGGTGAGTTCCGAGTTCCCCGAGTTTTCTTCTCCGATCTGGTACTCCTACGAAAACCAAATCGAAGATAAACGCGCGATGAACTCATGGGATCGCTTCCAAAAAAATACGTATCGGTTGTTCGCTTACCTGAATTCCCCCGAATGCCTAAGGGAGTTAGAGCGGATCACGGGAATTCCCGAGCTCCATCCCGATGTGGGATTGAATGGCGGGGGCCTCCATGCGCACAAGCGTGGAGGAAAACTAAATGTTCATCTTGATTATTCTATTCACCCCAAGCTCGAACTCGAAAGACGATTGAACCTCATCATCTATCTCAGCCCTCGTTGGGATGCATCTTGGGGCGGAGGACTTCAACTGTGGAGTCATGATGCGGAAAATGAAGCCCCCGGCCGATGCGAAAAAACCGTGGACAACGTGTTCAATCGTGCCGTTTTATTCGACACCACTCAGAACAGTTGGCACGGACTACCCGATCCCCTGCAGTGCCCAGAAGGAGTAGTGCGACAGTCACTCGCCATTTATTATCTGACTGATCCCCGGGCCGAGGCGAGCCGGCGGGGTAAGGCCCTCTTCGCTCCTCATATGGATCAAAAGAACAACCCCGAAGTGATGGAGTTAATACGGCGAAGATCCGGCATTGAATCCGCAAACGAAGTTTACCGGAAAAAGTAG
- the rfbC gene encoding dTDP-4-dehydrorhamnose 3,5-epimerase — translation MTFETLPLQGLILIQNRIFSDDRGYFTERYRTDLFKRHGIAEPFVQDNFSWSKPGVIRGLHFQHQPAQGKLVTCISGKILDVAVDIRLNSPTFGQHYKVELNARTPTWLWLPAGFAHGFSVLGEEPAHVLYKVTAGWGPGGEGGIFWKDPKLGIDWQVSSPHLSSKDMQLPSFEEYRNNPKFFWNSRSEAPCHT, via the coding sequence ATGACCTTCGAAACCCTACCCTTACAAGGGCTCATTCTTATTCAAAACCGAATCTTCTCGGATGACCGGGGGTATTTCACCGAGCGCTATCGCACGGACTTGTTTAAACGACACGGAATTGCAGAGCCTTTCGTTCAAGATAACTTCTCCTGGTCGAAGCCTGGTGTCATTCGCGGGCTCCACTTCCAGCATCAGCCCGCTCAGGGGAAGCTTGTAACCTGCATCTCCGGAAAGATCCTGGACGTGGCCGTCGATATCCGACTCAATTCGCCGACCTTTGGCCAACACTATAAGGTGGAACTCAATGCGCGTACGCCAACCTGGCTTTGGCTTCCCGCGGGGTTCGCGCATGGATTCAGTGTATTAGGCGAGGAACCCGCGCACGTCCTTTACAAAGTGACGGCGGGCTGGGGTCCGGGCGGCGAAGGAGGAATCTTCTGGAAAGACCCGAAGCTTGGGATCGACTGGCAGGTCTCATCACCACATTTGAGTTCCAAAGATATGCAACTGCCCTCATTCGAAGAATATCGTAACAATCCCAAGTTCTTCTGGAACTCACGAAGCGAGGCTCCATGTCACACGTGA